One genomic segment of Novisyntrophococcus fermenticellae includes these proteins:
- the hisS gene encoding histidine--tRNA ligase gives MALKKKPVTGMKDILPQEMEIRDYVIRLIKETYATFGFSSIETPCVEHIENLSSKQGGENEKLIFKILKRGEKLKLEEAACESDLVDGGLRYDLTVPLCRYYSNHANELSSPFKALQMGNVWRADRPQRGRFRQFMQCDIDILGEQSNLAEIELILATTTLLGKLDFKKFTIRINDRRILKAMAAYSGFPESTYDTVFIILDKMDKIGLDGVAEELKKEGFSEESVAKYLELFKEVTPDIQGITFIQDKLGGFLDEEYSEGLQAIMKSVDTVKSADFSIVFDPTLVRGMSYYTGPIFEISMDEFGGSVGGGGRYDEMIGKFTGIPVPACGFSIGFERIVMLLLERSYKIPGTSQKKAYLVEKNMPSDELSDIIARACEERKEGVQVQISVMKKNKKFQKEQLQAEGYEEIIEFFRS, from the coding sequence ATGGCATTGAAGAAAAAACCGGTGACAGGTATGAAAGATATTCTGCCCCAGGAGATGGAAATTCGGGATTATGTGATTCGTCTGATTAAAGAAACATATGCAACCTTTGGATTTTCCTCCATTGAAACCCCTTGCGTGGAACATATCGAAAATTTAAGCAGTAAGCAGGGCGGGGAGAATGAAAAACTGATCTTTAAGATTTTAAAAAGAGGAGAAAAGTTAAAACTGGAGGAAGCAGCCTGTGAATCCGACCTGGTGGACGGTGGACTGCGTTATGATCTGACAGTGCCTCTTTGCCGGTATTATTCCAACCATGCGAATGAACTTTCCAGTCCCTTTAAGGCTTTACAGATGGGGAACGTCTGGAGAGCAGACAGACCTCAGAGGGGGCGTTTTCGTCAGTTTATGCAGTGTGACATCGATATATTGGGTGAACAGAGCAATCTGGCGGAAATTGAATTAATCCTGGCCACTACTACACTGCTGGGGAAGCTTGATTTTAAAAAGTTTACAATCCGGATTAATGATCGCAGGATTTTAAAAGCTATGGCAGCATATAGTGGGTTTCCGGAGTCAACGTATGATACCGTCTTCATTATTCTGGATAAGATGGATAAGATTGGTCTGGATGGGGTTGCAGAGGAACTAAAAAAAGAGGGCTTTTCCGAGGAGTCTGTTGCTAAATACCTGGAGTTATTCAAAGAGGTGACTCCGGATATCCAGGGAATCACTTTCATTCAGGATAAGCTGGGCGGATTCCTGGATGAAGAATATTCCGAAGGCTTACAGGCAATTATGAAAAGTGTGGACACAGTGAAGAGTGCTGATTTTTCTATTGTATTTGATCCGACTTTAGTTCGTGGAATGTCTTACTATACCGGACCGATTTTTGAGATATCCATGGATGAATTTGGAGGTTCGGTAGGCGGCGGCGGACGCTATGATGAGATGATTGGCAAGTTCACGGGGATTCCGGTCCCGGCATGTGGATTCTCTATTGGGTTTGAACGTATTGTTATGCTTTTACTGGAGAGAAGCTATAAGATACCCGGGACATCCCAAAAGAAAGCCTACCTGGTGGAAAAGAATATGCCTTCAGATGAACTTAGCGATATTATTGCCAGGGCTTGCGAAGAGCGTAAAGAAGGTGTACAAGTCCAGATTTCTGTGATGAAAAAAAATAAAAAATTCCAGAAAGAACAGCTGCAGGCAGAAGGATATGAAGAAATCATAGAGTTTTTTAGAAGTTAA
- a CDS encoding ABC transporter permease produces the protein MKTCTAQEAYLKKQLKEKHQVRFLRIFILLAFLSIWQCASDFGWIDSFIFSSPVQVIQTFYDMMKDHSLPVHVGVTLAETLISFALTILFTVLTAILLWVFPRFAAVSEPYFIVLNSLPKSALAPLLIVWLGANMKTIVIAGMSVAIFGSIISLYQGFQEVGQEKMKLIYTLGGKKHQVLTKVVLPASTPYLLSILKVDIGLCLVGVIIGEFIGARRGLGYLIIYSSQVFKLNWLILSIVILCVIAMVLYQGLCLLEKWYSNRK, from the coding sequence ATGAAGACATGTACAGCGCAGGAAGCGTATCTTAAAAAACAGCTTAAGGAAAAACATCAGGTTCGTTTTCTCAGAATATTTATACTGCTCGCTTTTCTGTCTATATGGCAGTGTGCTTCGGATTTCGGATGGATTGATTCCTTTATATTCAGCAGTCCGGTGCAGGTAATCCAGACTTTTTATGATATGATGAAGGATCACAGTCTGCCGGTACATGTAGGGGTAACGCTGGCTGAAACGTTGATTAGCTTTGCACTCACGATATTATTTACAGTTCTGACTGCAATTCTGCTCTGGGTTTTCCCAAGGTTTGCGGCTGTGTCGGAACCATATTTTATCGTACTGAACTCATTGCCGAAATCGGCCCTGGCACCACTTTTGATTGTCTGGCTGGGTGCCAATATGAAGACGATTGTTATAGCCGGTATGTCGGTAGCCATTTTTGGTTCGATTATCAGTCTCTATCAGGGATTCCAGGAGGTTGGGCAGGAAAAGATGAAGCTGATTTATACGCTTGGAGGTAAGAAGCATCAGGTGCTTACAAAAGTAGTGCTCCCGGCCTCTACACCCTATCTGCTCAGTATTCTGAAAGTGGATATCGGATTATGCCTGGTTGGTGTAATTATAGGAGAATTCATAGGTGCAAGACGGGGACTTGGTTATCTGATTATATATTCCAGCCAGGTCTTTAAATTGAATTGGCTGATCTTATCAATTGTAATTTTATGCGTGATAGCCATGGTGTTGTATCAGGGACTATGTCTTCTGGAAAAGTGGTATTCTAATAGGAAATAG
- a CDS encoding phosphatase PAP2 family protein, with protein MDKIRKIITRIMPDYGFLPVVCAFMFNNVVYGGSKLVAGSWYHHNIESDLDQKIPFVPETLVIYFGCYLFWFVNYILIAKQDKKSVYQFFAGDFLSRCVCLFFYLIYPTTNTRPVITEVGFWNSAMSWLYSIDSASNLFPSIHCLVSWFCFIGIRGKKGIPLWYQTFSCIMAISVFISTLTTKQHVLVDIAGGVILAEVCFRLGRCTKIAETYGRVFERATAWLFPEPKGKKIISKDEG; from the coding sequence ATGGATAAAATACGAAAGATAATAACCAGAATTATGCCGGACTATGGCTTTTTGCCAGTCGTCTGTGCATTTATGTTTAATAATGTTGTATATGGAGGGTCAAAGCTGGTTGCCGGCAGCTGGTACCATCATAACATAGAAAGTGATCTGGATCAAAAAATACCCTTTGTACCCGAGACACTGGTTATCTATTTTGGATGTTATCTGTTCTGGTTTGTAAACTATATACTGATTGCAAAACAGGATAAAAAGAGTGTATATCAGTTTTTTGCGGGGGATTTTTTATCACGCTGTGTATGCCTGTTTTTTTATCTTATATATCCGACGACCAATACCAGACCTGTAATCACAGAAGTTGGATTCTGGAACAGTGCCATGAGCTGGCTGTATTCGATTGATTCAGCCTCTAACCTGTTCCCCTCCATACATTGTCTGGTCAGCTGGTTTTGCTTTATTGGAATCAGGGGAAAGAAAGGAATCCCTCTATGGTATCAGACATTTTCCTGTATTATGGCAATTTCGGTATTTATATCCACATTAACTACGAAGCAGCATGTATTAGTGGATATAGCAGGAGGGGTGATACTGGCTGAAGTATGCTTCCGGCTTGGCCGCTGCACCAAAATTGCAGAGACTTATGGCAGAGTGTTTGAACGTGCAACGGCCTGGCTTTTCCCGGAACCGAAGGGAAAGAAAATAATTTCGAAAGATGAGGGATAA
- a CDS encoding MBL fold metallo-hydrolase: MAEIMIRSLVLGMVATNCYFVMNQETKEILLVDPADSPEIIDRQILKMEGKPVGILLTHGHFDHMTAAVSCQERYGIPVYAHILEQEVLENPDYNLSGAWSEAQGMKADHLVADGDVLELAGFDIEVLHTPGHTKGSVCYYLVNEFVLFSGDTLFERSYGRTDLPTASMQDMRTSIARLLSSLPDETVVYPGHGESTNIRMEKRYNPLA; encoded by the coding sequence ATGGCAGAGATTATGATTCGCAGCCTGGTTTTGGGTATGGTTGCGACAAATTGCTATTTTGTGATGAATCAGGAAACAAAAGAGATACTGCTGGTAGATCCGGCTGACAGTCCCGAGATAATTGACCGGCAGATATTGAAAATGGAAGGAAAGCCTGTAGGGATACTGCTGACCCATGGCCATTTTGATCATATGACAGCTGCCGTAAGTTGTCAGGAACGGTATGGAATACCAGTGTACGCACATATTCTGGAGCAGGAGGTTCTGGAAAATCCGGACTATAATCTGTCTGGAGCGTGGTCAGAGGCCCAGGGAATGAAGGCAGATCATCTGGTGGCGGATGGGGATGTACTTGAACTTGCCGGATTTGATATAGAAGTACTTCATACTCCGGGACATACGAAGGGCAGTGTCTGTTATTATCTGGTGAATGAATTTGTATTGTTTTCAGGGGATACTTTGTTTGAAAGGTCCTATGGCAGAACAGACCTGCCCACAGCAAGTATGCAGGATATGAGAACAAGTATTGCAAGGCTGCTGTCCTCTCTGCCGGATGAGACAGTGGTGTACCCGGGGCATGGTGAATCCACGAATATCCGCATGGAAAAGAGGTATAATCCACTTGCTTAG
- a CDS encoding ABC transporter ATP-binding protein produces the protein MEPLLELKNICFSYHSMEGETEALSDINFKVGEGEFVAVVGPSGCGKSTILNLISGLIKPESGSIFIKGKPLAESDINIGYMLQKDHLFEWRTIYRNVTLGLEIQKKLNDSTKEKVEQMLKTYGLEEFRNARPSQLSGGMRQRAALIRTLALEPALLLLDEPFSALDYQTRLSVADDIGQILKAQKKTALLVTHDISEAISMADQVIVLSRRPAIVKSTVDIDMDIPNRTPMTSRNAPAFKTYFNTIWKELNSYEDMYSAGSVS, from the coding sequence ATGGAGCCACTTTTGGAGCTTAAGAATATATGCTTTTCTTATCACAGTATGGAAGGGGAAACGGAAGCCTTATCAGATATAAATTTTAAGGTCGGAGAAGGAGAATTTGTGGCTGTGGTAGGCCCCAGCGGATGCGGGAAGAGTACAATTCTGAACCTGATATCCGGTTTGATAAAGCCGGAATCCGGTTCTATTTTTATAAAAGGGAAACCTTTGGCGGAATCTGATATTAACATCGGCTATATGCTGCAGAAGGACCATCTCTTTGAATGGCGTACCATCTACCGCAATGTAACACTGGGGCTGGAGATACAGAAGAAATTGAACGACAGCACGAAGGAAAAGGTTGAACAGATGCTGAAGACGTATGGACTGGAAGAGTTTCGGAATGCCCGTCCGTCTCAGCTGTCCGGAGGCATGCGCCAGAGGGCTGCCTTAATTCGGACCTTAGCATTGGAACCTGCATTACTCCTTCTGGATGAGCCGTTTTCGGCTTTGGATTATCAGACCAGGCTTTCGGTGGCGGATGATATAGGACAAATTCTTAAGGCACAGAAAAAGACAGCATTGCTTGTGACCCATGATATTTCTGAAGCAATCAGCATGGCTGACCAGGTAATCGTCCTGTCAAGACGGCCTGCGATTGTGAAAAGTACTGTAGATATAGATATGGACATTCCGAACAGGACACCAATGACATCCAGAAATGCACCGGCATTTAAGACATATTTTAATACAATCTGGAAGGAGTTGAACAGCTATGAAGACATGTACAGCGCAGGAAGCGTATCTTAA
- the aspS gene encoding aspartate--tRNA ligase yields MIQSRTHTCGELRIRNIGEKVILAGWYENIRKVSKNLGFLILRDFYGTTQIVIETEEMMNIMDGINNESTISVEGTVRERSSKNPAIATGDIEVVPDKIKVLGTCIHNALPFEINRSTEADENFRLRYRYLDLRNPEVKSKIVLRSKIVAELRQRMTDLGFLEITTPILTCSSPEGARDYLVPSRVHPGKFYALPQAPQQFKQILMASGFDRYFQIAPCFRDEDARADRSPGEFYQLDMEMAFATQEDVFSIIEEVLPPVFEKHGVYKAASKAPFVRIPYLEAMDKYGSDKPDLRIDLTVQDATECMSDCGFEPFSGNVVKAVVVDQFTATRKVIDKLCNDVFIQTDNKAYWFKLDEKGEFVGGISKFLVNIKDKVVEALNLKPGDFVGLAAGKKLKAQKTAGVLRNMLGANCEAHMKKDCYEFCWIVDFPMYEIGDESGELEFCHNPFSMPQGGMEALLNQEPTEILAYQYDLVCNGVELSSGAVRNHDPEIMVKAFNIIGLGEDDVKAKFPAMYNAFCYGAPPHAGIAPGVDRMIMLITGEDSIKEIIPFPMNKSAMDVMMNAPAEVDAKQLDDVHIQIKREKADE; encoded by the coding sequence ATGATCCAATCAAGAACACATACCTGCGGTGAGCTTCGCATCCGGAATATCGGTGAAAAAGTAATCTTAGCCGGCTGGTATGAAAACATTAGAAAAGTATCTAAAAATCTCGGTTTCCTAATCCTCAGGGATTTTTATGGCACAACTCAGATTGTAATTGAAACAGAAGAGATGATGAATATCATGGATGGAATCAACAATGAGTCCACCATTTCCGTTGAAGGAACTGTAAGAGAACGCTCCAGTAAGAATCCTGCAATTGCTACAGGTGATATTGAGGTGGTTCCGGACAAAATCAAGGTGCTGGGCACTTGTATCCATAATGCACTGCCATTTGAAATCAACCGCTCCACAGAAGCGGATGAAAACTTCCGTCTGAGATATCGTTATCTGGATTTACGAAATCCGGAAGTTAAAAGTAAAATAGTATTAAGAAGTAAAATTGTTGCTGAATTAAGACAGCGGATGACGGATCTTGGCTTTCTGGAAATTACTACTCCCATCCTTACCTGCTCTTCTCCTGAGGGTGCACGTGATTATCTTGTTCCATCAAGAGTTCATCCCGGTAAATTTTATGCACTTCCCCAGGCGCCGCAACAGTTTAAGCAGATTTTAATGGCTTCCGGATTTGACCGTTATTTTCAGATTGCTCCTTGTTTCCGGGATGAGGATGCCCGGGCGGACCGCTCTCCGGGAGAATTCTATCAGCTGGATATGGAGATGGCATTTGCCACACAGGAGGATGTCTTCTCTATTATTGAAGAGGTACTTCCGCCGGTATTTGAAAAACACGGTGTTTATAAGGCAGCTTCCAAGGCTCCATTCGTCCGTATTCCTTACCTTGAGGCGATGGACAAGTATGGCTCCGATAAACCAGATCTTCGAATCGACTTAACCGTTCAGGATGCAACCGAATGCATGTCTGACTGCGGATTTGAACCATTTTCCGGTAATGTGGTAAAGGCTGTCGTCGTTGATCAATTCACTGCTACCCGTAAAGTAATTGATAAACTCTGCAACGATGTGTTCATACAGACGGACAATAAGGCATATTGGTTCAAGCTGGATGAAAAGGGCGAATTTGTTGGCGGAATCAGCAAATTCCTGGTTAATATAAAAGATAAGGTAGTTGAAGCCTTGAACTTAAAACCAGGCGACTTCGTTGGTCTCGCTGCCGGGAAGAAGTTAAAAGCTCAAAAAACAGCAGGCGTCCTTCGTAACATGTTAGGTGCCAACTGCGAAGCTCATATGAAAAAGGACTGCTATGAGTTCTGCTGGATTGTAGATTTCCCAATGTACGAAATCGGCGATGAATCCGGTGAACTGGAATTCTGCCACAATCCATTTTCCATGCCTCAGGGGGGTATGGAAGCATTGCTTAACCAGGAACCAACTGAGATACTTGCCTACCAGTATGATCTCGTATGTAATGGTGTGGAATTATCTTCCGGCGCAGTTCGTAATCACGATCCGGAAATCATGGTTAAAGCCTTTAATATCATAGGACTTGGAGAAGATGACGTAAAAGCCAAGTTTCCTGCCATGTACAACGCATTCTGCTACGGAGCACCGCCGCATGCAGGTATCGCACCCGGCGTAGACCGCATGATTATGCTGATTACAGGAGAAGACAGCATCAAAGAGATCATCCCCTTCCCTATGAACAAAAGTGCCATGGATGTCATGATGAATGCTCCTGCAGAAGTGGATGCAAAACAGCTGGATGATGTTCACATTCAGATAAAGAGAGAAAAAGCAGACGAATAG
- the hemZ gene encoding coproporphyrinogen dehydrogenase HemZ, with translation MRLKLNKREFEYDIYSLIRAFYPGSEIKIWYEGEEEPDGNYIYDYLMEYSDDSITFAIMEGEHEVSRKTTRIPEAEEQKERKNHVKKLVYKSLVSQTKRELPWGNLTGIRPTKIPMHMLEEGKSNVEIARYMRDTYGTSPEKTALAITIANRERAILKEINYEEGYSLYVGIPFCPSICLYCSFGSHVLKTWSHMVEPYLDALKKELSFIAEQMKGRPLDTIYIGGGTPTTLEAGQMGALLEHICREFPVNGLKEFTVEAGRPDTITTAKLAVLKEFPVTRISINPQTMNQETLDLIGRKHTVEEITETFNTARDMGFDNINMDLIVGLPGEHKEQVAHTLEQMKIIDPDSLTIHSLALKRATRLNLFKEQYQEISFENSQEIMQMTENCSREMGMSPYYLYRQKNMAGNFENVGYAKLDKAGIYNILIMEEKQTIMAAGAGASSKFVFQHGERIERAENVKDLKSYVERIDEMLERKRIGVEKFL, from the coding sequence ATGCGTTTAAAACTGAATAAAAGAGAATTTGAATACGATATATATTCCTTAATCCGGGCCTTTTACCCAGGAAGCGAGATTAAGATATGGTATGAAGGGGAGGAGGAACCTGACGGGAATTATATATATGACTACCTGATGGAATATAGTGATGATTCAATTACATTTGCCATTATGGAAGGAGAACATGAAGTCAGCAGGAAGACAACGCGTATTCCGGAGGCAGAGGAACAGAAGGAACGCAAAAACCATGTGAAAAAGCTGGTTTATAAATCACTGGTTTCGCAGACAAAAAGGGAGCTGCCATGGGGAAATCTGACCGGAATCCGTCCGACTAAAATTCCGATGCATATGCTGGAGGAAGGAAAATCCAATGTAGAGATTGCCAGGTATATGCGGGACACCTATGGGACCAGTCCGGAAAAGACTGCACTTGCCATCACAATTGCCAACCGTGAAAGAGCCATCTTAAAAGAAATAAATTACGAAGAGGGTTACAGCCTGTATGTCGGGATTCCGTTTTGCCCTTCCATCTGTCTGTACTGTTCTTTCGGATCCCATGTGCTGAAAACATGGTCTCATATGGTAGAGCCTTATTTGGACGCACTGAAAAAAGAGTTGTCCTTTATAGCGGAACAGATGAAGGGACGCCCATTGGATACAATTTATATCGGAGGAGGAACTCCGACAACACTGGAGGCGGGTCAGATGGGTGCCCTTCTGGAACACATCTGCAGAGAATTCCCGGTCAACGGATTAAAAGAATTTACGGTTGAAGCAGGAAGACCGGATACGATTACAACCGCTAAGCTTGCTGTGCTTAAGGAGTTTCCGGTAACCCGTATCTCCATCAATCCACAGACCATGAATCAGGAAACCCTGGATCTGATCGGGAGAAAACATACGGTGGAGGAAATCACAGAAACGTTTAATACTGCACGAGACATGGGATTTGATAATATCAATATGGATTTGATAGTTGGGCTGCCGGGTGAGCATAAAGAGCAGGTAGCACATACTTTAGAACAAATGAAAATCATAGATCCTGACAGCCTGACTATACATTCACTGGCTTTAAAACGTGCGACCCGGTTAAATCTGTTTAAAGAGCAATACCAGGAGATTTCCTTTGAGAACAGTCAGGAAATCATGCAGATGACTGAAAACTGTTCCAGAGAGATGGGTATGAGTCCCTATTACCTGTATCGTCAGAAAAATATGGCCGGAAATTTTGAGAATGTAGGTTATGCCAAGCTCGACAAGGCGGGAATATACAACATACTGATTATGGAAGAAAAGCAGACGATTATGGCTGCAGGAGCGGGTGCGTCCAGCAAATTTGTCTTTCAGCATGGTGAACGTATTGAGCGTGCCGAGAATGTCAAGGATTTAAAGAGTTATGTGGAGAGAATTGATGAAATGCTGGAGCGAAAAAGAATTGGGGTTGAAAAATTCCTGTAA
- a CDS encoding HD-GYP domain-containing protein, translating to MLQYSLSEQIRHGMEVSNLAYDVARELGYGEQDCHDLSIAGLLHDIGKIVLVKEISEHPLVVEEMKVVRMHPRESYDVVKRCGYSESIQKSVLHHHENYDGSGYPDHLFGDDIPFGGRILRVCDVYCALTSDRPYRKAYDQDAAVRLMLEDIRDFDMKVFLAFQKVIHENKRRPVVLGEFSIDERGDLV from the coding sequence ATGCTTCAATACTCCCTGTCGGAACAGATTCGCCACGGAATGGAAGTAAGCAATCTGGCTTATGATGTAGCAAGAGAATTGGGATACGGTGAGCAGGATTGCCATGATCTTTCCATCGCCGGATTGCTGCATGACATTGGAAAGATCGTGCTGGTAAAGGAAATCAGTGAACATCCGCTGGTTGTAGAAGAGATGAAGGTTGTCCGTATGCACCCCAGGGAAAGCTATGATGTGGTAAAACGCTGCGGATATTCTGAGTCCATTCAGAAAAGTGTGTTACATCATCACGAGAACTATGATGGAAGCGGATATCCGGATCATCTGTTTGGCGATGATATACCGTTCGGCGGACGGATTTTACGTGTATGTGATGTATATTGTGCGCTGACATCCGACCGCCCTTATCGGAAAGCCTATGATCAGGACGCTGCTGTAAGGCTTATGCTGGAGGACATCAGAGATTTTGATATGAAAGTTTTTCTGGCTTTTCAGAAAGTGATTCATGAAAATAAACGAAGGCCTGTAGTATTGGGCGAGTTTTCCATAGATGAGAGAGGAGATTTGGTATAA
- a CDS encoding RelA/SpoT family protein yields MDADVKLTEKEKLKKEIEAVDANVKIVEDFTSPDKIYQELISSVKKYHPSTDITLVDKAYKTAYEAHKDQKRKSGEPYIIHPLCVGVILADLELDKETIAAGLLHDVVEDTIMTVDELKAEFGEEVALIVDGVTKLGRLSYSADKVEEQAENLRKMFLAMAKDIRVILVKLADRLHNMRTAKYWSPAKQKEKARETMDIYAPIAQRLGISKIKVELDDLSLKYLEPEAYYDLVQKVDMKRGERQNFVDAIVEDVKYHVEEAGIEGQVSGRIKHFFSIYKKMVNQHKTLDQIYDLFAVRIIVETVKDCYAALGVIHEMYTPIPGRFKDYIAMPKPNMYQSLHTTLIGPNGQPFEIQIRTFEMHRTAEYGIAAHWKYKESSDGNASGPEQEEEKLSWLRQILEWQQDMSDNKEFMSLLKSDLDLFADNVYCFSPAGDVKTLPSGSCTIDFAYTVHSAVGNKMVGARVNGKLVPIEYELHNGDRVEIITSQNSKGPSRDWLKIVKSSQAKNRINQWFKAQLKEDNILKGKEMLSSYAKIKGKNLGIYLKPRFMEAVMRKYGFRDWESVLAALGHGGLKEGQILNKLIEVYDKEHMNHLTDQEVLEKSSSAEDRSEVPVSKSKAGIVVRGIHDVAVRFSKCCSPIPGDEIVGFVTRGRGITIHRTDCINVLNLPESERARLIDAEWESENLQGQLYTVEINVYANNRTGLLVDLSKLFMARKVDITRINVRTNKQGLATVDMTFDVRSKEELNGLVEKIRQVESVIDIERSKG; encoded by the coding sequence ATGGACGCGGATGTAAAACTTACGGAGAAAGAAAAACTGAAAAAGGAAATCGAGGCAGTGGATGCAAACGTGAAAATCGTGGAGGATTTTACCAGCCCTGATAAGATATATCAGGAGCTTATTTCCAGTGTGAAAAAGTATCATCCTTCAACGGATATCACATTAGTTGACAAGGCATATAAAACTGCTTATGAGGCGCATAAAGATCAGAAAAGAAAATCCGGAGAGCCTTATATTATTCATCCTCTTTGTGTTGGTGTGATTCTGGCAGATCTGGAATTGGATAAGGAAACGATTGCTGCAGGTCTGCTCCACGATGTGGTGGAAGACACGATTATGACTGTAGATGAACTGAAGGCTGAATTCGGGGAAGAGGTTGCCCTGATTGTAGATGGCGTTACAAAGCTGGGCAGGCTTAGTTATTCGGCTGACAAGGTGGAAGAGCAGGCAGAGAATCTACGTAAGATGTTTCTGGCTATGGCAAAGGACATTAGAGTTATCCTGGTGAAGCTTGCGGATCGTCTGCATAACATGAGAACAGCCAAGTACTGGTCACCGGCGAAGCAAAAAGAGAAGGCCCGTGAAACCATGGATATCTATGCACCGATTGCACAGCGGCTTGGTATCTCTAAAATTAAAGTGGAGCTGGATGATCTGTCCTTAAAGTATCTGGAACCGGAAGCCTACTATGACCTTGTGCAAAAGGTAGATATGAAAAGAGGCGAGCGGCAGAACTTTGTGGATGCCATCGTGGAGGATGTGAAGTACCATGTAGAAGAAGCCGGGATTGAGGGGCAGGTCTCAGGCCGTATTAAGCATTTTTTCAGCATTTATAAAAAGATGGTAAATCAGCATAAGACACTGGATCAGATTTATGATCTGTTTGCCGTGCGTATTATTGTGGAAACTGTCAAGGACTGTTATGCTGCACTGGGCGTGATTCATGAGATGTATACACCGATTCCAGGGCGCTTTAAAGACTATATTGCGATGCCCAAACCCAATATGTATCAGTCCCTGCATACGACCCTGATCGGGCCCAACGGCCAGCCCTTTGAGATACAGATCCGCACATTCGAGATGCATAGAACCGCAGAATATGGTATTGCGGCCCACTGGAAATACAAAGAGTCATCGGATGGGAATGCTTCGGGTCCGGAGCAGGAGGAAGAAAAATTAAGCTGGCTGCGTCAGATTCTGGAGTGGCAGCAGGATATGTCCGATAATAAGGAATTCATGAGTCTTTTAAAAAGTGATCTGGACTTATTCGCGGATAATGTGTATTGTTTCAGCCCGGCTGGCGATGTAAAAACTCTGCCCAGTGGTTCATGTACCATTGATTTTGCATATACCGTTCATTCTGCAGTGGGGAATAAGATGGTGGGTGCCAGGGTAAATGGCAAACTGGTTCCGATTGAATATGAACTTCATAATGGGGATCGCGTGGAAATCATTACTTCACAGAATTCAAAAGGGCCAAGCCGGGACTGGCTGAAGATTGTCAAAAGTTCACAGGCGAAGAACCGGATCAATCAGTGGTTTAAAGCACAGCTGAAAGAAGATAATATCCTGAAGGGGAAAGAGATGCTCAGCAGTTATGCGAAGATCAAGGGTAAGAACCTTGGCATCTACCTGAAGCCCCGGTTTATGGAAGCTGTGATGCGCAAGTATGGATTCAGGGACTGGGAATCCGTACTTGCAGCTCTTGGGCACGGCGGCTTAAAAGAAGGACAGATTTTAAATAAGCTGATAGAAGTCTATGATAAAGAACATATGAATCATTTGACGGATCAGGAGGTACTGGAAAAATCGTCCTCTGCCGAAGACAGGTCCGAAGTTCCTGTTTCAAAATCAAAGGCAGGAATTGTGGTAAGAGGTATACACGATGTTGCAGTAAGATTTTCAAAGTGCTGTTCACCGATTCCGGGTGACGAAATCGTAGGTTTTGTTACCAGGGGACGGGGAATCACGATACACAGAACAGATTGTATCAATGTCTTAAATCTGCCGGAATCAGAGAGGGCCAGACTGATCGATGCGGAATGGGAATCGGAAAACCTGCAAGGACAGCTTTATACTGTTGAAATCAATGTATATGCCAATAACCGTACCGGCCTTCTGGTGGACCTTTCCAAACTGTTTATGGCACGAAAAGTGGACATCACAAGGATTAATGTCCGTACAAATAAACAGGGACTTGCAACCGTTGATATGACCTTTGATGTAAGAAGCAAAGAAGAGCTTAACGGCCTGGTTGAAAAAATTCGCCAGGTAGAAAGCGTGATTGATATAGAGCGTTCGAAAGGGTGA